The following proteins are co-located in the Chaetodon auriga isolate fChaAug3 chromosome 23, fChaAug3.hap1, whole genome shotgun sequence genome:
- the cldn10d gene encoding claudin-10 produces the protein MKYRTVVMYMEIGCFVSCLCGWILVCSTLPTEYWTFSEVGSIVLTTSNYYSNLWKDCISDTTGVSDCKDYPSMLALPAFLHACRALAVCAVITGFFGGVLTLVGMKCTKIGGSEVANARVTFAGGITYLVSGFCGMITYSWWANKVITEFLDPNFRAQKFELGAAVFIGWGGSILLLSGGTVLTYFSGKEGLPSSSPKGPRRPATYATARTRRTYMLPASSSRVTLVPPLFYEGRKSRATRATTRTGPTFSRDSFV, from the exons ATGAAGTACAGGACGGTGGTGATGTACATGGAGATCGGCTGCTTCGTGTCCTGCCTGTGCGGCTGGATCCTGGTGTGTTCCACTCTTCCCACGGAGTACTGGACCTTCTCCGAGGTGGGCAGCATCGTGCTGACCACCTCCAACTACTACTCCAACCTGTGGAAGGACTGCATCTCAGACACCACGGGGGTGTCCGACTGCAAGGATTACCCGTCCATGCTGGCCCTGCCGG CGTTCCTGCACGCCTGCAGAGCGCTCGCCGTCTGCGCCGTCATCACCGGCTTCTTCGGAGGCGTCCTCACGCTCGTAGGGATGAAATGCACTAAGATAGGCGGATCAGAGGTCGCCAACGCCAGGGTGACCTTTGCAGGCGGGATAACCTACCTGGTTTCAG gatTCTGTGGTATGATCACCTACTCGTGGTGGGCCAACAAAGTCATAACAGAATTCTTGGATCCTAATTTCAGAGCACAGAA ATTTGAGCTTGGAGCTGCAGTGTTCATTGGCTGGGGAGGCTCCATCCTTCTCCTCTCCGGAGGGACGGTGCTGACTTACTTCTCTGGAAAAGAAGGCCTGCCATCAAG CTCTCCAAAAGGGCCACGGAGACCGGCCACTTACGCCACCGCCCGCACCAGACGGACCTACATGCTGCCGGCCTCGTCGTCCAGGGTGACTCTGGTGCCGCCGCTGTTCTACGAGGGCAGGAAGAGCCGCGCAACCAGAGCGACCACGAGGACCGGTCCCACGTTCAGCAGGGACAGCTTCGTCTGA
- the LOC143315773 gene encoding claudin-7-like, whose product MRRRLAQILGLLLCILGWGLVGCTLAMDHWRGAQLGGEGGSSVVVTAWYWSDLWKDCYEDSTALVNCVDLGVLWTVKPYIQAVRGLLAVGLCLGLIGCVLTFLGLECTRIGGDQRSKDCMLMTASAFHLLGCVSDVAAYCLYINRVAATFLHSKADPSKLSYEMGPPLYLGLVGSLLILLGCAAHCATACRLNHPERRRPTVLFICEQGDEREVLRGHKHTCGKSNTSNDSNNIFPYKMASVVTV is encoded by the exons atgaggaggaggctggcTCAGATCCTgggcctgctgctctgcatcctGGGCTGGGGCTTGGTGGGCTGCACCCTTGCTATGGACCACTGGAG GGGGGCCCAGCTGGGGGGTGAAGGGGGCTCCTCTGTGGTGGTGACAGCTTGGTACTGGTCTGACCTGTGGAAAGACTGCTACGAAGACTCCACGGCTCTGGTGAACTGTGTGGACCTGGGGGTGCTGTGGACAGTCAAAC CATACATCCAGGCGGTGAGGGGGCTCCTGGCGGTCGGCCTGTGCCTCGGCCTCATTGGCTGCGTGCTCACATTTCTTGGACTCGAGTGCACGCGCATCGGCGGAGACCAGAGGAGCAAAGACTGCATGTTAATGACAGCCTCTGCTTTCCACCTGCTCGGCT GCGTATCAGACGTGGCTGCTTACTGTTTGTACATAAACAGAGTGGCTGCAACTTTTTTACACAGCAAAGCAGATCCGTCAAAACTGAG CTATGAAATGGGACCGCCCCTGTACCTCGGCCTGGTGGGGAGCCTCCTCATTCTGCTGGGCTGTGCAGCTCACTGTGCGACCGCATGCAGACTTAACCACCCAGAAAG GAGGCGTCCCACGGTCCTCTTCATCTGTGAACAGGGAGACGAGAGAGAAGTCCtaagaggacacaaacacacctgtgggAAGTCAAACACGTCAAATGACTCCAACAACATCTTTCCCTACAAGATGGCCtctgttgtgactgtgtga